CCACACTTCTTCAAGGATGTATGGGCAATGATGGTACATACACGTAGCATGTATAATGATTTCCTGACCGGCAAGCGTGTTGCTGATGAAGAGTTTACAAAAGATCCACTGCCCGTGTGGAATGCAATGGATAAATTCGGTGACAACAACATTACCCGTTTAGCGTGGATGGCCATTTATATTGGCTTTTATGTAGCGTTTGCACCCAATCTGTGGTGGTACCTGTTACTGCCTGTTCACTTCCTGATGGGGCCTGTACAGGGCGCAGTGGTAAACTGGTGTGGTCATAAATATGGTTATCATAGTTTTGATAACGGGGATCGTTCAAAAAATACTTCTCCATGGGGTATCCTGCTGTTAGGGGAGTTGTTCCAGAATAACCACCATAAGTTTAAGGACAGCCCGAACTTTGCTAAGAAATGGTTTGAGTTGGATCCAACTTACCCGGTAATGAGACTCATGCACTTTGTAGGGATCATTAAGATAAAACCGAAAGAAGCTAAAGTGGTCAGTATGAAAGCCGCCGCTTGATAAAATAAACAAGAAACGCTCTCGCTCCGGCAAGAGCGTTTTTTTTTATACCCTTGTCTGCCGGCCCCCTGTAATCCATCTCAATACGTTCCCGGCATCTTCGACATGCAATAGCTGGCTGGCAATGCGAAGGAACTGAATAGGCCGGATACCGCTGTGATCAGCGAAAGCCTATTTCGCTGGTGTACAGGGGAACAGGCCCCAAAAATGGAATGCCTTTTTATATGAATCTTCCCCTATCTTACAAATAAATATCCCCTAATGAAACAACTATTGGTTTTACTCGTACTCCTGTTAATTCAGTTAACCACTTACGCCCAAACCGACAAAGAAAAGATACTATTGGTGGAAAAGAGCCTGGTCGGTACTATTCAATTAGAAGGCGAAACACCCTGGACGATAGCGGAACGAATGACCCATTACAAGATCCCGGGCCTAAGTATAGCCGTTATACAAAATCATCGGCTCATATGGGCAAAGGGATATGGATATGCAAATGATAGCCTGAAAACGCCGGTTACAACTCAAACCCTCTTTCAGGCCGCCTCTGTGAGCAAATCCTTAAATGGGGTCGGTGTGCTCAAACTGGCGCAGGATAAAAAACTAGACCTGTATAAGGATATCAATACCTACCTTACCAGCTGGCAATTCCCTTATGATAGCCTGGCTAAAGGTAAAAAGATCAACACCGCCAACCTGTTAAGTCATACTGCTGGTCTGACAGTACACGGTTTCGAAGGGTATACTCCGGGTACGCCCTTGCCGACCATCGTACAGATCCTGGATGGTGTGAAACCCGCTAACTCAGCCCCTGTCCGTTCCATGTTCGAGCCAGGTTTGAGATTAGAGTATTCAGGCGGGGGCATCACCATATCCCAGTTGATTGTCATGGATGTGACCCATATGCCCTATGCCGATTATATGAAAAAGGCAGTGCTCCAGCCTTTAGGCATGACGGGCAGTACTTTTTCCCAGCCACCTGCAGATGTCAAACCTGCACTTCTTGCCACCGGTCATAGCGGAGATGGAAAACCCATGGAAGGAAATTACCACATTCACCCCGAAGAAGCTGCTGCCGGTTTATGGACCAATCCCACAGACCTCGCAAAATTTATTATAGAAACCCAACTGGCCTATGAAGGAAAATCTTCCAAAGTACTGAACCAGGCAAGCGCTCAGCTCGAACTGACTCCTTATCAGAACAAGCAGGGGGCATTAGGTGTGTTCATTGACATTTACCCTGACAGTACCACCTACTTTGGACATGGTGGCGCAAACATAGGATTTCGCTGCCAGTATTTCGGAAGCCTGAAGGATGGCAATGGCATAGTGGTGATGGTCAACTCTGATAACGGGAACATTTTACAGGAAGTGATCAATAGTGTGGCAAAAGTGTATGGATTTAAAGGCCTGTATCATTCCACTGTTAAAAAGACTGTCGCGGTAACAGATACCGTATTACAAACTTATGTTGGAGATTATCAGCTGGGTCCAAACATGGCTTTATCAGTTTATAAAGAGGGGAAAAGCATTTATGCCCAGGCTCCGGGGGAACCAGCTCTTGAATTGATCCCGGAAACGCAGACGAAGTTTTTCCCAAGAGAATTTCCCGCACTCATCGAGTTCAAAAAAGACGATACCGGTAAGGTAAATGCCATAATAATTTCGCACAACGGGCAACAGCAGGAAGCGAAAAAGATCAGGTGATACAAATAATAAAAGAGCTGCCTCATATACGAGACAGCTCTTTCTATTTAAAATTTCCTGTAATAACCATACTTCGCTATCCCCAGCATCGCCCTGTCTCCATCCGTATCCCCATAAGCAAATACATCCTCATATCCACCCAGATCAAAGGTCTGCTTAATCCGCTCCACCTTTTCAGGACCATTGCAATTCAAACCATGTATCTTCCCGGTAACCAACGCATTGCGTATCTCTAAGCGGGTACCTATACATACAATTCCCAGGCTGCTGCACCAGGGTTCTACCCAATCTTCTGCTGATGCGGTAACCACTGCTACCTGGTGCCCCTGCAATAAATGTTGCCTGATCTCCCGCAGGGCATTCTCCTTCACTAAGTCCGGTAAGCGATCGCGGCAAAATGCGGCACACTTATTTCTAAAAGTTTCTGCCTTAGTACGGCCAAAAAAATACCGGAACACCATCTCCTTCATCCGCTGGGTAGAAATCAGTTTTAACTTAAAAGCCACCAAAGCAGGAGAGAGCAGCACCAGTCCCGTATACAAACCCGTGCTACCCTTGTGGTACCGGATGATCTCAAACAAAGTATCCTTCGTGGTGATCGTTCCATCAAAATCAAAAAACGCGATCGAGGGCTTCATTATAGTTTTAGTTTTTTGAAAATGCCTTCAGGGATCGACTTGATGATCAGCATAATATATTTCCAACACCATTTGGTATACAAAGTATTCTTTTTCCGCTTAGCTGCCTTGTACACATCGCTGGCCACATCCTGTGGTTGTGCGGTGAGCAATGCCGGCAGTTTCAGGTGCTCCGTCATGCGGGTATACACAAAACCCGGTTGCACACTCAGCACATGCACGCCCTTGTGAAAGAGACGGTTACGCAGCCCACTCAGGTAAGCGGTAAACCCGGCCTTGGCACTGCCATAAATATAATTGCTCTGGCGACCACGTTCACCCGCTACAGAGCTGATCCCCACAATAGTGCCCGCACCTTTTGCAGCATAATCTTCAGCAACGACATTTAAAATAGACACCGCACCGGTGTAATTGGTATGAATAATACGGGCGGCTTCTGACCAGTTGGCCTGTGCCTTTTCCTGCTCACCCAGGTAGCCAAACACACAGATCGTGATGTCCGGTTTTACGGGCAGTCCCGCATAAAAAGCAGCGTGACTATCAAAATTGGTCGCATCAAACACAAAGCTGTCCGCTTTGACCTGGTAACGAATTTGCAGATCCTGTTGTAAGGGGTAAAGGGAATCAATGTTCCGGGCGGCCAGCTGAATATCGTATTTCTCGCCGGCAAATTGTCGGGCAATAGCAACAGCTATATCCGATCCCGCGCCCAGTATGAGTGCAGTAGGCATATGATGATGTTCGGTTAAAACGGTGAATTGATGTATTGACCTGTTCTGATGCTGATCGCCTAAGATCGAATCCCAACTAGCCAGAACTTGAAAGCCCAGGTAACTGATCGCCTAAGATCGAATCCAAACTAGTCAGAACTTGAAAGCCCAGGTAACTGATCGCCTAAGATCAAATCCCAACTAGTCAGAACTTAAAAGCCCAGGCAACTGATCGCCTAGATTAAATCCAAACCAGCCAGAACTCTCTCGCTCCAGCCAACAAAACAAGTCAATTCCCTGATTGAATTCATTGATACCCACCTGTTCAGAATAGGTATCAATGAATATCATTAAGATAGTGTAGGATTAATTGATCCCCAGTCGTTCGGATTGTACAGAATGGAAGATCTTATCACCATTATACGCTTTTACAATTTCTGCAAAACGCTGTGCATTGGGATAACTCTGCCAGAATACCTCCTTCTTCATCCGGGCATCTTTGGAAAGGTACAACCTTCCACCGTATTGCAGCACCACTTCGTCCAGTTCATCCAGGAAGGCAAAGAGCCCTTTGCGCACCGGGAAATCCAGCGCCAGGGTATAACCTTGTCTTGGGAATGAAATCAGGTCGTCCTGGTGACCAAATACTTTCAGCACCGCAAGGAAAGAACCCAGTCCTGCATCGCTGATGCGCTTCAGGATCTCGACCAGCCCTTCTTTCTTATCCAAAGGCAGCACGAACTGGTATTGTACAAAACCAGCCTTGCCATAACCTCGGTTCCAGTGCAGGATCGCATCCAGGGGATAAAAGAAAGGTTCGTAAGGGATCACATTGTTGATCTCTCTTTTGGTATTCTTTGCGTAATACAGCCAGTTGAAGGCCTTTACCGTGAAGGTGTTGAGGGCAAATGATGGAAAATTGAAGGGAACTGAAAGCGGGCGTTTATCGGGCAGACTCAGTGGCGCCGCCGCCTGCTGCGTATTCAATTCTTCCTTTGTAGCATGTTCACCAACAATGAGAATACCGCGGCCAAAACTATCGCCTTTTTGCAGGCAATCGATCCAGGCCATGCTGTAGGTATACTGATTATATTCTTCGAAAAGGCGGATCAGTTCATCGAGGTTTCGCGCCTTGACCTGCTTCTGTTTGATATACGCAGTTTCAATTTTCTTGAGGCCGAACTTCACACGGGTAATGATACCGGTCAGCCCCATGCCGCCGCAGGTAGCCCAGAACAGATCGGGCAGTACCTCCTTCGAGCAGGTGAGGATTTCCTTTTTACCTGTGATCACGTCCATATCAATGATGTGGTTCGAGAACGAGCCCTCTGCATGGTGATTCTTACCATGAACATCGGAAGCTACAGCACCACCTACGGTAATAAACTTTGTACCGGGAGTGACAGGGAGGAACCAACCCTTAGGTACCACGACCTCCAGGATCTGGTCTAAGGTGATACCCGACTGGCATTCGAACACGCCGGTCGACGTATCGAACTCCAATACCTTGTCAAACTTAAGAGTGGAAACACTATTGGTAGCCAGCGAGGCGTCACCATAGCAGCGGCCATTGCCGCGGGCAATGATGGAAGAATGTGAGGATATCATATCCTCAACCTGATCTACCTGCGTAAATGTTGTCTCATCGCAGGAGATGACGGGGTAATTGCCCCAATTTGCTAACCGTTTTTCCATTACTCAAAAAAACTTTTGTTAGTGGGTAAATAAATAAGCACATAAAAACTCAGCACCCACAGGAGTATGGTTAATTGTATGAAACGGTCTTTGTATAGGATTTTGGTGGGAGAACCAGTATTGTTCTCTACGTAAGTTATTTGCAAATATCGTAATAATCCGCCAATAACGAACAGGCAGGTATAGTAAAGACGGTAAGTTTTGAAGCGGGCCATGGTTTCAGGTGCCATAGTATACATCAGGTAAGCCACGATGATCACGGCTGATACCAGTGCCAGCATCACGTTCATGAAGTCCAGGTTGTAGCCTGCAGCGGCTTTCCGCATTTCCTGACCCGTACTGGTTTTGATCAGTACATCGTCACGACGCTTGGCTACTGCCATAAAAAGTGCCAGCAGGAAGACCATGATCATGAGCCATTCAGAGACCGCAACATTCGCAGCCACCCCGCCTGCCTTTACACGCAGTACAAAGCCGGTAGAAAGAATCAGGATGTCGAGAATACTGATGTTTTTAAGTCCGAATGAATATAGCAGGTTGATAACGAAGTAAATACCTGTTACAAACAGGAACTT
This window of the Chitinophaga sancti genome carries:
- a CDS encoding acyl-CoA desaturase, whose product is MTAILIFFFAHWFLSLFFHTFFLHRYASHQMYTTNKFWEKVFYFSTWFFQGSSYLVPRAYGVMHRMHHEFSDTEEDPHSPHFFKDVWAMMVHTRSMYNDFLTGKRVADEEFTKDPLPVWNAMDKFGDNNITRLAWMAIYIGFYVAFAPNLWWYLLLPVHFLMGPVQGAVVNWCGHKYGYHSFDNGDRSKNTSPWGILLLGELFQNNHHKFKDSPNFAKKWFELDPTYPVMRLMHFVGIIKIKPKEAKVVSMKAAA
- a CDS encoding serine hydrolase is translated as MKQLLVLLVLLLIQLTTYAQTDKEKILLVEKSLVGTIQLEGETPWTIAERMTHYKIPGLSIAVIQNHRLIWAKGYGYANDSLKTPVTTQTLFQAASVSKSLNGVGVLKLAQDKKLDLYKDINTYLTSWQFPYDSLAKGKKINTANLLSHTAGLTVHGFEGYTPGTPLPTIVQILDGVKPANSAPVRSMFEPGLRLEYSGGGITISQLIVMDVTHMPYADYMKKAVLQPLGMTGSTFSQPPADVKPALLATGHSGDGKPMEGNYHIHPEEAAAGLWTNPTDLAKFIIETQLAYEGKSSKVLNQASAQLELTPYQNKQGALGVFIDIYPDSTTYFGHGGANIGFRCQYFGSLKDGNGIVVMVNSDNGNILQEVINSVAKVYGFKGLYHSTVKKTVAVTDTVLQTYVGDYQLGPNMALSVYKEGKSIYAQAPGEPALELIPETQTKFFPREFPALIEFKKDDTGKVNAIIISHNGQQQEAKKIR
- a CDS encoding HAD-IB family hydrolase, with protein sequence MKPSIAFFDFDGTITTKDTLFEIIRYHKGSTGLYTGLVLLSPALVAFKLKLISTQRMKEMVFRYFFGRTKAETFRNKCAAFCRDRLPDLVKENALREIRQHLLQGHQVAVVTASAEDWVEPWCSSLGIVCIGTRLEIRNALVTGKIHGLNCNGPEKVERIKQTFDLGGYEDVFAYGDTDGDRAMLGIAKYGYYRKF
- a CDS encoding SDR family oxidoreductase produces the protein MPTALILGAGSDIAVAIARQFAGEKYDIQLAARNIDSLYPLQQDLQIRYQVKADSFVFDATNFDSHAAFYAGLPVKPDITICVFGYLGEQEKAQANWSEAARIIHTNYTGAVSILNVVAEDYAAKGAGTIVGISSVAGERGRQSNYIYGSAKAGFTAYLSGLRNRLFHKGVHVLSVQPGFVYTRMTEHLKLPALLTAQPQDVASDVYKAAKRKKNTLYTKWCWKYIMLIIKSIPEGIFKKLKL
- a CDS encoding FAD-binding oxidoreductase produces the protein MEKRLANWGNYPVISCDETTFTQVDQVEDMISSHSSIIARGNGRCYGDASLATNSVSTLKFDKVLEFDTSTGVFECQSGITLDQILEVVVPKGWFLPVTPGTKFITVGGAVASDVHGKNHHAEGSFSNHIIDMDVITGKKEILTCSKEVLPDLFWATCGGMGLTGIITRVKFGLKKIETAYIKQKQVKARNLDELIRLFEEYNQYTYSMAWIDCLQKGDSFGRGILIVGEHATKEELNTQQAAAPLSLPDKRPLSVPFNFPSFALNTFTVKAFNWLYYAKNTKREINNVIPYEPFFYPLDAILHWNRGYGKAGFVQYQFVLPLDKKEGLVEILKRISDAGLGSFLAVLKVFGHQDDLISFPRQGYTLALDFPVRKGLFAFLDELDEVVLQYGGRLYLSKDARMKKEVFWQSYPNAQRFAEIVKAYNGDKIFHSVQSERLGIN
- a CDS encoding decaprenyl-phosphate phosphoribosyltransferase — encoded protein: MQYLKLLRPSHWAKNLFLYIPLFFAGEIFDLNKVVELFIGFMAFSLIASSIYIINDYNDVEADRKHPVKCKRPIASGAISKPMALVFFVVCLVVGGFLAWYVKPKFLFVTGIYFVINLLYSFGLKNISILDILILSTGFVLRVKAGGVAANVAVSEWLMIMVFLLALFMAVAKRRDDVLIKTSTGQEMRKAAAGYNLDFMNVMLALVSAVIIVAYLMYTMAPETMARFKTYRLYYTCLFVIGGLLRYLQITYVENNTGSPTKILYKDRFIQLTILLWVLSFYVLIYLPTNKSFFE